One part of the Salinivirga cyanobacteriivorans genome encodes these proteins:
- a CDS encoding GxxExxY protein, with protein sequence MNSYKTKKAVTQLSYDITGLAIKVHKALGPGLLESIYEKCLKHELIKNGYHVQQQVIVPVIYDGIDLEADLRLDLLVNDTIIVELKAIEHILPIHEAQLMTYMKLLQKPQGLLFNFNVVNISEAMKPFVNEFFNDLP encoded by the coding sequence ATGAATAGTTACAAAACAAAAAAAGCAGTTACGCAACTCTCTTATGATATTACCGGCCTTGCTATAAAGGTACATAAAGCCTTAGGCCCCGGTTTACTGGAAAGTATATACGAGAAGTGCCTGAAACACGAACTAATTAAAAACGGTTATCATGTCCAACAGCAAGTTATAGTGCCTGTAATCTATGATGGTATTGACCTAGAGGCGGATCTGCGCTTAGATTTATTGGTCAACGATACCATAATTGTTGAGCTAAAAGCCATAGAACATATTTTACCAATACATGAAGCCCAATTGATGACCTATATGAAGTTGTTACAAAAACCGCAAGGGTTATTGTTTAATTTTAATGTAGTCAACATTTCTGAAGCGATGAAACCATTTGTTAATGAGTTTTTTAACGATTTGCCATAA
- a CDS encoding glycosyltransferase, with product MKILILLNSDLFHDARIIRQANAAAETGEVFIYYVADKQKTPKALNPAIKLHNIPYPGNIRQKIKKHTCIHREYDFMAQYIQKQRMKCDKIIANDLPTLRTAIQLKKRGYCKGVIYDAHEIYTETIKQFFPGKGTMSGVKRIVVSLLTNIMVFCGRRYERKAVKKVDEMLTVNESLAEFFAQKYKIKKPTVVRSIPATPDRKEQSVDLKKRFQWPHNSVILLYQGVLNPGRGIRISMEALTQLPDHYKMVIIGDGPLKSSFETLAEAKHLTARIKFIGQIPNNLLAGYTQGADIGLCLMEPINLSKKLSLPNKIFEYIHAGIPVLGSDLPEIKQIISSFGCGEVATFDVNCLVAQIIKIQENSYRDGIQEAQKTLSWENEKQKLLNILNH from the coding sequence TTGAAAATTTTAATTCTCCTCAATAGCGATCTTTTTCATGATGCCCGCATCATACGCCAAGCCAACGCTGCGGCTGAAACGGGTGAGGTTTTCATATATTACGTGGCCGATAAGCAAAAAACTCCAAAAGCTTTAAATCCGGCAATAAAACTGCATAATATTCCCTATCCGGGCAATATCCGGCAAAAAATAAAAAAACACACCTGTATTCACCGCGAATACGATTTTATGGCACAATACATTCAAAAACAGCGCATGAAATGTGATAAAATTATTGCTAATGACCTGCCCACTTTGCGAACTGCAATTCAATTGAAAAAACGAGGTTATTGCAAAGGAGTTATTTACGATGCCCATGAAATTTATACCGAAACCATTAAGCAATTTTTTCCGGGTAAGGGAACTATGTCGGGGGTAAAACGAATCGTGGTGTCATTGCTCACCAATATTATGGTTTTTTGTGGTCGGCGTTATGAGCGAAAAGCAGTAAAAAAAGTCGATGAAATGTTAACCGTGAATGAATCATTGGCTGAATTTTTTGCGCAAAAATACAAGATAAAGAAACCAACTGTCGTTCGGAGCATACCTGCAACCCCCGACCGTAAAGAGCAGTCAGTTGATTTGAAAAAAAGATTTCAATGGCCGCATAATTCAGTAATTTTACTGTACCAAGGAGTGCTTAATCCCGGACGTGGCATCAGAATATCCATGGAAGCGTTAACCCAATTACCAGATCATTATAAAATGGTGATTATTGGTGACGGTCCGTTAAAATCATCTTTTGAAACATTGGCCGAGGCCAAACATTTAACTGCCCGGATAAAGTTTATAGGACAGATACCCAACAACCTATTAGCGGGCTACACACAGGGAGCTGATATCGGTTTATGTCTGATGGAGCCAATCAATCTGAGCAAAAAGTTGAGTTTGCCCAATAAAATATTTGAATATATCCATGCCGGAATTCCTGTGTTGGGTTCAGATCTTCCGGAAATTAAACAAATTATATCTTCATTCGGTTGCGGCGAGGTTGCAACGTTTGATGTTAATTGCCTTGTTGCACAAATCATAAAAATTCAAGAAAACAGCTACAGGGATGGCATACAGGAGGCTCAAAAAACCCTAAGCTGGGAAAACGAAAAACAAAAATTATTGAATATTTTGAACCATTAA
- a CDS encoding ATP-binding protein, producing MESLLRKSQQKIKNVPLVFRRYLYDRINFKNRQISIIGSRGTGKTTLLLQIGALQNKKSTLYVALDDLFFTNRSLYGLAEEFDKHGGEILLLDEVHKYPDWSRELKLIYDDFPGLQVVFSSSSILDIYKGESDLSRRTISYTLKELSFREYLLFQHNIQLPQFTLKKLIEEHERISLEIVDQIKPLKFFSLYKRHGAYPFYNGDDNEYYQQIINIINLTLEVDLPAVKPVEYTSITKIKKMLYVLAVNVPFTPNISRLSEKTGLSRNALVEALQLLNKSELIHILYKQSKSISLLNKPDKIWLNNSNLSFALSNGRPDEGSLRESFLVSQLNSFHNLSIANKGDFIVDNTYIFEVGGKNKSHSQIKGLKNAYLVKDNIETGVLNNIPLWLFGLLY from the coding sequence ATGGAATCTCTATTACGTAAATCGCAACAAAAAATTAAAAATGTACCACTTGTATTTAGGCGCTACCTATACGATAGAATTAATTTTAAAAATCGCCAAATTAGTATTATTGGTAGCCGAGGCACAGGTAAAACCACACTTTTATTACAAATAGGCGCATTACAAAATAAAAAATCAACATTATATGTAGCATTAGATGATCTGTTTTTTACAAATCGTTCTCTTTATGGCCTTGCTGAAGAATTTGATAAACATGGAGGCGAAATTTTACTGCTCGATGAGGTACATAAATATCCTGATTGGTCGCGAGAATTAAAGCTAATTTACGATGACTTTCCTGGTTTGCAGGTTGTATTTTCATCGTCCTCAATACTTGATATTTATAAAGGTGAGTCAGACTTAAGCCGCCGAACAATATCTTATACCTTAAAAGAACTGTCATTTCGCGAATATTTGCTTTTTCAACATAATATTCAATTACCTCAATTTACCTTAAAAAAACTTATAGAAGAACATGAGCGCATCAGCCTTGAAATCGTTGACCAAATTAAACCTTTAAAGTTTTTTAGTCTATACAAAAGACATGGCGCATATCCTTTTTACAACGGAGATGATAACGAATATTACCAACAAATAATCAATATTATTAATCTGACTTTAGAGGTTGATTTACCCGCAGTCAAGCCTGTAGAGTATACCAGCATTACTAAAATAAAAAAAATGCTTTATGTCTTGGCTGTCAACGTGCCTTTTACACCCAATATTAGCAGGTTAAGTGAAAAAACGGGATTATCGAGAAATGCCCTGGTTGAAGCATTACAATTGCTTAACAAATCAGAACTCATTCATATCTTATACAAACAGTCAAAAAGTATTAGCTTGTTAAACAAACCAGACAAAATATGGCTAAATAATTCTAATTTAAGTTTTGCACTAAGTAATGGAAGGCCCGATGAAGGAAGTTTGCGTGAAAGCTTTTTAGTTTCCCAATTAAACTCCTTTCACAACTTGTCAATAGCAAATAAAGGAGATTTTATAGTCGACAATACGTATATTTTTGAAGTGGGCGGAAAAAATAAATCTCACAGTCAAATCAAAGGCCTAAAAAATGCTTATCTCGTAAAAGATAATATTGAAACCGGTGTTTTAAATAATATACCGCTTTGGTTATTTGGTTTGCTTTACTAA